The genomic region CGTGAGCTGATGGAAGACGAATTTAAAAACGACAATACGATTTTCCCAACCGAGGAGGATTTGAAAAACAGCTTTATCATGGTGCCTATCCAGCCGGCGGCATTGAAGTTTATGGTGCGCCAGTGGCAGGATGTGAAGGCGGGGAAATAAAGCCCGATATGCCGTCTGAAGGATGTTCGGACGGCATTTTTTATCTTTGGCGGAACAGGGATTGCAGCCGCTGTTTGAAGGCAGTGGGGCGGATGCTGCTCAAAATACCGCTGAGGATGATGATGCACATACCGAGTATTTCCTGCCAGAAAAGCTCTTCGGCCAGAAAAAATGCGGCAGACAGAGCGGAAAAAACGACGGTCATATAGGAAAGCGAGGCAACCGTGAATTTGTCGCCGACTTTGTAGGCGCGCGTCATCGACAGTTGGGCAATCAGCGCGGACACGCCGATGCACGACAGATAAACTGCCGATGGAAAGGACAGGGTGTGCCAGCCGGTCAGCGTCGCCCAAACCGATGACATCGCCACACCTGTCACGGAAAGGTAAAACACGACGCGCCAGCCGGGTTCGCCCGCCAAAGACAGTTCGCGCACTTTCAAATACGCCCAGCCGGACATCGCGCCGCCCGCCAGCCCGGCGAGTGCCGCCGTTTCCTGACCGCTGCGGAACGAGGGATTAAGCAGCAATACCACGCCGGCAAAACCAAGGAGCAGCACCGCCTGCGTGTAAACGGAAATCCGTTCTTTCAAAATCAGGAAGGAAAATACCGCCAAAAAAATCGACGAGGTGTAACTCAGGGTAACGCCGGTGGCCAAAGGCAGATGCGTTACCGCGTAAAACAGCAGCAGCATCGCCCCCGTCCCGACCATACTGCGGTTTAAGTGGTTTTTCCAATGGGGCGTGCGGAAGGTGTCCCGACGCAATACGGCGGCAGCCCCGAGCGCAACGGTTGAAAACAGCATGCGCCAAAAGACCAATTCGCCGCTGCCGAGGGCAAATTTTGCCGATGCCTCTTTAATCAATACGTTCATAATGGTAAAGCAGGCCGCCGCCACCAGCATCCAGCCCGATCCTAAAATGTCTTTTTTTGCGGTATCCATAAACGGTCGTTGCGATAAGGACGGTCGGATTGTAAACCTTGCGGCAAGGCTTGTGGAATGTGTTTTTGCCTGCTTCTGATGCCGAAATTTTATTTTTCTTGCCGAACAATTTGTTTTCTCAAGGCAAACTTGATTATAATGGGGGCATGAAAAAATACCTTATCCCTCTTTCCATTGTGGCAGTTCTTTCCGGCTGCCAGTCTATTTATGTGCCCACATTGACGGAAATCCCCGTGAATCCTATCAATACCGTCAAAACGGAAGCACCTGCAAAAGGTTTCCGCCTTGCCTCTTCGCATTGGACGGATGTTGCCAAAATCAGCGATGAAGCGACGCGCTTGGGCTATCAGGTGGGTATCGGTAAAATGACCAAGGTTCAGGCGGCGCAATATCTGAACAACTTCAGAAAACGCCTGGTCGGACGCAATGCCGTCGATGACAGTATGTATGAAATCTACCTGCGTTCGGCGATAGACAGCCAGCGGGGCGCAATCAATACGGAACAGTCCAAGCTGTATATCCAGAATGCCTTGCGCGGCTGGCAGCAGCGTTGGAAAAATATGGATGTCAAACCCAACAACCCCGCATTTACCAACTTTTTGATGGAAGTGATGAAGATGCAGCCCTTGAAATGACGCGGTACGCAAATGCCGTCTGAAAGCCTTTTCAGACGGCATTTGCGTTTGAAGCCCCGATTTATTTTTGCCCGCCTTCTTTCCGGTATTGACCCGGCGAAACGTGATATTGCCGTTTGAACGCCTTGCCGAAGTGCGTTTCCGACTGAAAGCCTACCGACAGTGCGACCGACAAAACCGAATCCGGGTTTTTTTTCAGCAGCAACGCGCCTTTTTGCAGGCGGATATGGTTCACAAAGGCGTGCGGGCTGAGTCCGACCCGGCTTTTGAAACGGCGCATCAGTTGCGCGCGCGACATATTGGCAGCCGCCACCATTTTGTCGACATTCCATTCGTCTTCCGGTTTGTCTATCACCTTTTGGATTAAATGTCCCAAACGTTTGTCCTGCCAACCTTTCAATACGCCCGAGAGTTCGACATCCTTATCCTGTTCGAGATAGGCGCGCAGGATAAGCACCAGCAGGACGGACGACAATGCGTTGACCATGGAAACCGTCCCCGTCAAAGGTTTTTTGCTTTCCAGTTGCAGCATTGAAACCACATACTGTAAACTCGGATGGGCAATGTTCAGAAAAACGGTTTCAGGCAGCCCGTTCATCAAATCGGCGTGGGTGTCGTAGCGGAAACGGGCGCAAAACAGGCTCATATCCTGTCCGTTGCCGCACTGCTTGACCGTAAACGCACCGTGCTGCCGCATATCCGGTTGTAAACTTTCTCCGCATTTTCCGTCGTGGCTCAACACATGACCCAAGCCGCGCGGGAAAAATACAATATCCCCTGTACTGACCGGACGCGGGGAAGTTTCGCCGTCGATGCAGAGATAGCCGCTGCCCGATGTAACAATGTGTACCAATCCTTCGCGTTGCAAGGTTTCATGCCGTACCGACCATTGTCCGCCCAAAAGGCACTGCACATCCACACTGCCCGTCAATTGGGCGAAATCGACCAGTTTGTCCAGAATGTCCATAAATCTTTTTGAACCATAAAATGAGATGATTAAACGAGAAACACAACTGAATAATTGCAATAATACGCACATCGAAAACAGATACGCAAGCGCGTATCAGGGTTAAACGCAAGAGAAAGGAAAAGAAAATGTTTAAAGATTGGAAAGAACATACCGCATTGGTTAAAAAATCGTTCGGCGAGCTGGGTAAGGCGCATCCTAAAATGCTGCAGGCCTACGGCGCATTGGAACAGGCCGCCGCCGCCGAAGCACTTGATGCCAAAACGCGCGAACTGATTGCCATCGCCGTTGCCATTACCACTCGTTGCGAGAGCTGCATCAGCGTTCACGCCGCCGCTGCCGCCAAAGCCGGTGCGACCGACAGCGAAATCGCAGGCGCATTGGCAACCGCCATCGCCCTGAATGCCGGTGCCGCTTACACTTACGCCCTGCGTGCATTGGAAGCGGTTGAAACGCAAAAATAATCCGTTTCGGATAAGAAATGCCGTCTGAAAATATTTCAGACGGCATTTTGTCTGTTATGCTTCCCAATACTGTAAACAATATATTAAGCCGCTTATTTCAGACGGCATTTGAGAAACAAGGGGTAAGCGTGAAATATAGTGGATTAAATTTAAATCAGGACAAGGCGACGAAGCCGCAGACAGTACAAATAGTACGGCAAGGCGAGGCAACGCTGTACTGGTTTAAATTTAATCCACTATATTATCGCTGGGTATGGTTTGCCGCCATAAGCTGTCTGCTGTTGTCCGCCGTTTTTATTGCACCTTACCTGACGGCATTTCACGAACAAGAAAAAACATTCGAATATGCGGAATTGACCGTTACCGCCCCCAACCGCAGCGGACGGGCAATCAAACTGGATGCAGACGGGCAGCATTACCGGCTTTCCTGCTATGGGTTCGACAGTTTGTGCACAGGCGGCAATATCGGCAGAACCATCAGGGCGGAGCAGGTTAGAGCCGTTTTAAGCGAAACCGTCGGCAAAGGTTTTTTAAACGGCGTTCTGTTGGAATACCGCAACAGTGGCAGTGTCTATAAGCAATAAAGATTTTGCCCGCACGGAAGACCGCCTTGTCGAAGTGTTGGCACAACCTGCCGTTTTCTGCCTGAAACTGGGTATTTTGCTTTTATTGCCCGCCATTTTCCTGCGTTTGAAAAGAATGTGAAAACAGATTGGCGGGGCGGGGGAATGCCCATGCAGCAATTTTACGTTTTGGGTTATGAGGATAACCGTTATAATCACAACTTTACAGTCTGCACAGAGAAAACCGATGCCTTGGAATCTCCCTATCTTCCTCACATGGTTGAGGGTCTTGCTCATTCCTGTCATGACAGCCCTTTTTTACCTGCCTTTTCCGTGGTTCGCGGAGGAAACGATTAATCTCACCGCCGCCGTCATTTTTGCCGTTGCCGCCTTAACCGACTGGTTTGACGGATTTTTGGCAAGACTGTGGAAACAGACTTCCGATTTCGGCGCCTTCCTCGATCCCGTCGCCGACAAGCTGATGGTTGCCGTATCGCTACTTTTACTGGTCAAACTCGACCGGACCTATGTTTTGTTTGCCATGATCATTATCGGCAGGGAAATTACCATTTCCGCATTGCGCGAATGGATGGCGCAAATGGGCAAAAGGAACAGCGTTGCCGTCGCCACCGTCGGTAAGTTCAAAACCGCCGCGCAAATGCTGGCAATTTTCCTGCTGCTGCTGAATATTCCCGATTTTTACGGATTTAATCTTGTTGTTATCGGCAATGTATTGATGTTTATCGCATCTTTGCTGACAGTCTGGTCGATGCTGTATTATCTGAAAATGGCGTGGAAAGAAATCGCCTGAAAAAAACATAAAAATAGCTTGACGGCAAAAACAGAATCCATAATAATTGCGTCTCTTCGATGTTGGAGAATGAAATCGGGCGGGAATAGCTCAGTTGGTAGAGCGCAACCTTGCCAAGGTTGAGGTCGCGAGTTCGAGACTCGTTTCCCGCTCCAAAAATTTCATTTTCCCACAATCATTGCGGGAATAGCTCAGTTGGTAGAGCGCAACCTTGCCAAGGTTGAGGTCGCGAGTTCGAGACTCGTTTCCCGCTCCAAGTTTTATTTCAAACATATCAACGCGGGAATAGCTCAGTTGGTAGAGCGCAACCTTGCCAAGGTTGAGGTCGCGAGTTCGAGACTCGTTTTCCGCTCCAAAAACCGATATGTTTGAACGCGCGGGAATAGCTCAGTTGGTAGAGCGCAACCTTGCCAAGGTTGAGGTCGCGAGTTCGAGACTCGTTTCCCGCTCCAAGTTTTTTAGATAAGCCAGTTTTAGGGCGAGATAGCAAAGTGGTTATGCAGCGGATTGCAAATCCGTCTACGCCGGTTCGATTCCGACTCTCGCCTCCATTATCGTACTACGGCGGGGTGGCAGAGTGTTTATGCTATGAGGAGTGCAATCTTCATATAGGCCGGTTAAAATCCGCGCCCCCGCCTCCACCTTTCACAAATGCCCGGGTGGTGAAATAGGTAGACACAACGGACTTAAAATCCGTCGGGACTAAACATCCCGTGCCGGTTCGATTCCGGCTCCGGGCACCAAGCTGAAAATGACAATGCCGCTCCAAGCGGTTATTTTTTTATCTGTCGGACGGTGATGGACAATATTGACATGTTCATGCCTGAACAAGAGGAAATCCAATCAATGTGGAAAGAAATTTTACTGAATTACGGTATTTTCCTGCTCGAACTGCTTACCGTGTTCGGCGCAATTGCGCTGATTGTGTTGGCTATCGTACAGAGTAAGAAACAGTCGGAAAGCGGCAGTGTCGTACTGACGGATTTTTCGGAAAATTATAAAAAACAGCGGCAATCGTTTGAAGCATTCTTTTTAAGCGGGGAAGAGGCAAAACATCAGGAAAAAGAGGAAAAGAAAAAGGAAAAGGCGGAAGCCAAAGCAGAGAAAAAGCGTTTGAAGGAGGGTGGGGAGAAATCTTCCGAAACGCAAAAATCCCGCCTTTTTGTGTTGGATTTTGACGGCGATTTGTATGCACACGCCGTAGAATCCTTGCGTCATGAGATTACGGCGGTGCTTTTGATTGCCAAGCCTGAAGATGAGGTTCTGCTTAGATTGGAAAGTCCGGGCGGCGTGGTTCACGGTTACGGTTTGGCGGCTTCGCAGCTTAGGCGTTTGCGCGAACGCAATATTCCGCTGACCGTCGCCGTCGATAAGGTGGCGGCGAGCGGTGGTTATATGATGGCGTGTGTGGCGGATAAAATTGTTTCCGCTCCGTTTGCGATTGTCGGTTCGGTGGGTGTTGTAGCGGAAGTACCGAATATCCACCGCCTGTTGAAAAAACATGATATTGATGTGGATGTGATGACGGCGGGCGAATTTAAGCGCACGGTTACTTTTATGGGTGAAAATACGGAAAAGGGCAAACAG from Neisseria meningitidis harbors:
- a CDS encoding DMT family transporter, translated to MDTAKKDILGSGWMLVAAACFTIMNVLIKEASAKFALGSGELVFWRMLFSTVALGAAAVLRRDTFRTPHWKNHLNRSMVGTGAMLLLFYAVTHLPLATGVTLSYTSSIFLAVFSFLILKERISVYTQAVLLLGFAGVVLLLNPSFRSGQETAALAGLAGGAMSGWAYLKVRELSLAGEPGWRVVFYLSVTGVAMSSVWATLTGWHTLSFPSAVYLSCIGVSALIAQLSMTRAYKVGDKFTVASLSYMTVVFSALSAAFFLAEELFWQEILGMCIIILSGILSSIRPTAFKQRLQSLFRQR
- the sohB gene encoding protease SohB; this translates as MWKEILLNYGIFLLELLTVFGAIALIVLAIVQSKKQSESGSVVLTDFSENYKKQRQSFEAFFLSGEEAKHQEKEEKKKEKAEAKAEKKRLKEGGEKSSETQKSRLFVLDFDGDLYAHAVESLRHEITAVLLIAKPEDEVLLRLESPGGVVHGYGLAASQLRRLRERNIPLTVAVDKVAASGGYMMACVADKIVSAPFAIVGSVGVVAEVPNIHRLLKKHDIDVDVMTAGEFKRTVTFMGENTEKGKQKFRQELEETHQLFKQFVSENRPQLDIEEVATGEHWFGRQALALNLIDEISTSDDLLLKAFENKQVIEVKYQEKQSLIQRIGLQAEASVEKLFAKLVNRRADVM
- the pgsA gene encoding CDP-diacylglycerol--glycerol-3-phosphate 3-phosphatidyltransferase; translated protein: MPWNLPIFLTWLRVLLIPVMTALFYLPFPWFAEETINLTAAVIFAVAALTDWFDGFLARLWKQTSDFGAFLDPVADKLMVAVSLLLLVKLDRTYVLFAMIIIGREITISALREWMAQMGKRNSVAVATVGKFKTAAQMLAIFLLLLNIPDFYGFNLVVIGNVLMFIASLLTVWSMLYYLKMAWKEIA
- a CDS encoding lipoprotein yields the protein MKKYLIPLSIVAVLSGCQSIYVPTLTEIPVNPINTVKTEAPAKGFRLASSHWTDVAKISDEATRLGYQVGIGKMTKVQAAQYLNNFRKRLVGRNAVDDSMYEIYLRSAIDSQRGAINTEQSKLYIQNALRGWQQRWKNMDVKPNNPAFTNFLMEVMKMQPLK
- the mtrA gene encoding efflux transporter MtrCDE transcriptional activator MtrA; amino-acid sequence: MDILDKLVDFAQLTGSVDVQCLLGGQWSVRHETLQREGLVHIVTSGSGYLCIDGETSPRPVSTGDIVFFPRGLGHVLSHDGKCGESLQPDMRQHGAFTVKQCGNGQDMSLFCARFRYDTHADLMNGLPETVFLNIAHPSLQYVVSMLQLESKKPLTGTVSMVNALSSVLLVLILRAYLEQDKDVELSGVLKGWQDKRLGHLIQKVIDKPEDEWNVDKMVAAANMSRAQLMRRFKSRVGLSPHAFVNHIRLQKGALLLKKNPDSVLSVALSVGFQSETHFGKAFKRQYHVSPGQYRKEGGQK
- a CDS encoding carboxymuconolactone decarboxylase family protein, translating into MFKDWKEHTALVKKSFGELGKAHPKMLQAYGALEQAAAAEALDAKTRELIAIAVAITTRCESCISVHAAAAAKAGATDSEIAGALATAIALNAGAAYTYALRALEAVETQK